In Streptomyces sp. P3, one DNA window encodes the following:
- a CDS encoding NACHT domain-containing NTPase produces MTIAYLVAAPDRQQAPLKTLAHVEFQLRVLGLLCAAATGKPSSLTTPGSLDVWSRYILLRRSSLRCDICESAALDVADSINTEVAKDTSIRRMRNQVFHGGPDPENVDLDALHQVVSANADHIVAIYAHGHVTELEPFFIPINGELAALHDYSEGSATYWPRHGHATDVTRSEILEALQKLGPQRGDRLLESFALDIQKDLDGFAARESIQTLVAPPEPIVVRWDLRTSGGTIRRVDRFELNADHARVWHSESGTKPYKAFLADICNWELLKERLLEELEEQVTEESLIREELFPDLKQHVPDVSARVCVADGPFGDGSDVTITQACKRIAARTGIYSSYTNLITLTGEAGSGKTHSLLQFARESLARGGELAPISIYISSSGKSANSLDTLLDASMGRTLILNSRSVLALCRAGLAILVIDGFDELLGFRTYDNPLSGLRPILDALRGRGTVILSARSSYSEARLRQDLELHASMDWPPYVTTLELLPWRPEQLRELTHRLPVEEARAKMSPEIRQMLTTPFFCLAFAVWARTDKSLEFLQFVVETYLQRERRKQPGQAGVELFSSGVLADIFSEVAEMIARNAVAEVSEDDLELAASQALDRDLTKEEKRRLIALCGMSAEWAENELSFKFTHLAIAEQFLARQVARLPLDQAASLLFSVAISGLCAQLIVSIWRTERGNMPTELIAALQEKVTAAEPYDQRLPGAISLGELWAKVHGTGDGPRSVRRITVESLELGGSGRVSLEEAHVQNLTVGPDIELRLASSRVDRLDLSKSTGVALVGDSYKQVLELLTQDELAVGQSRIKHALGLADEVTEDITEIDSYFKSNIALARGPIIVNSRDFAPDDNRLNWVREYGLDAWQGFVRRMQEEGKITLEKVNASGRLKVRLRLTEAFDEQ; encoded by the coding sequence GTGACTATCGCGTACCTTGTGGCAGCGCCAGACCGGCAGCAGGCGCCGCTCAAGACTCTGGCTCACGTCGAGTTCCAACTGCGAGTGCTGGGGCTGCTCTGTGCCGCTGCGACCGGAAAACCTTCCTCTTTGACTACACCGGGATCCCTCGATGTCTGGTCCCGCTACATCCTGCTACGGCGTAGTTCTCTGAGATGTGACATCTGTGAATCCGCCGCGCTTGACGTCGCCGACAGCATCAACACCGAGGTCGCTAAAGACACCTCGATCCGCCGAATGCGCAACCAGGTGTTCCATGGCGGCCCGGATCCGGAAAACGTAGACCTCGATGCACTCCATCAGGTTGTCTCAGCCAACGCGGACCACATCGTGGCGATCTATGCACACGGGCACGTCACCGAGCTGGAGCCGTTCTTCATTCCCATCAACGGTGAGCTCGCCGCCCTGCACGATTACTCCGAGGGATCCGCAACCTATTGGCCCCGCCACGGGCACGCGACCGATGTCACGCGGTCGGAGATCCTTGAGGCGCTCCAGAAGCTGGGGCCGCAGCGCGGCGACCGGCTTCTGGAGAGCTTCGCGCTGGACATCCAGAAGGATCTGGACGGTTTCGCCGCACGGGAGTCAATCCAGACTCTCGTCGCCCCGCCCGAGCCAATCGTGGTGCGCTGGGACCTACGCACGTCCGGTGGCACAATCCGGCGCGTCGACCGGTTCGAGCTGAATGCTGATCACGCCCGGGTCTGGCATTCCGAGTCGGGCACAAAGCCGTACAAGGCGTTCCTAGCAGACATCTGCAATTGGGAGCTCCTCAAGGAACGGCTCCTGGAGGAGCTCGAGGAGCAGGTAACGGAAGAGAGTCTGATCAGGGAGGAGCTATTCCCGGATCTCAAGCAGCATGTCCCCGATGTGTCTGCGCGGGTCTGTGTCGCAGATGGTCCGTTCGGAGATGGCAGCGACGTCACCATCACTCAAGCGTGTAAGCGGATCGCCGCCCGGACCGGCATCTACAGCTCGTACACGAACCTCATCACGCTCACCGGCGAGGCCGGATCAGGCAAAACGCATAGCCTGCTGCAGTTTGCTCGGGAGTCACTCGCTCGTGGCGGGGAGCTCGCCCCCATTTCGATCTACATCTCGTCGAGCGGGAAGAGTGCAAACAGCCTCGACACGCTTCTCGACGCCAGTATGGGGCGTACGTTGATTCTCAACTCGCGTTCCGTGCTGGCGCTGTGCCGCGCGGGTCTGGCGATTCTGGTGATCGACGGCTTCGACGAGTTGCTCGGCTTCCGTACCTACGACAACCCACTGAGCGGTCTGAGACCGATCCTGGACGCACTGCGCGGCCGGGGAACAGTGATCCTGTCTGCGCGGTCAAGCTACTCTGAAGCCCGCCTCCGTCAGGACCTGGAACTTCACGCTTCGATGGACTGGCCGCCATATGTGACGACGCTTGAGCTCCTGCCATGGCGGCCGGAACAACTGCGGGAACTCACCCACAGACTCCCTGTCGAGGAGGCCCGGGCCAAGATGTCCCCGGAGATTCGGCAGATGTTGACTACACCGTTCTTCTGTCTGGCCTTCGCGGTCTGGGCACGGACCGATAAGTCGCTGGAGTTCTTGCAGTTTGTCGTCGAGACCTACCTACAGCGCGAACGGCGCAAGCAGCCTGGCCAGGCCGGCGTCGAACTCTTCAGCTCGGGAGTGCTTGCCGACATCTTCTCCGAGGTTGCGGAAATGATCGCCCGGAACGCGGTTGCGGAAGTCTCGGAAGACGATCTTGAGTTGGCAGCGTCACAAGCTCTGGACCGTGACCTCACGAAAGAGGAGAAGCGTCGGCTGATCGCGTTGTGCGGAATGAGCGCCGAATGGGCGGAGAATGAACTCTCGTTCAAGTTCACCCACCTCGCCATCGCCGAGCAGTTCCTCGCCCGGCAGGTTGCCCGGCTGCCGCTCGACCAGGCAGCCTCCCTGTTGTTCAGCGTTGCCATCTCGGGGCTCTGCGCGCAGCTGATCGTCTCTATTTGGCGAACGGAGCGTGGCAACATGCCGACCGAACTGATCGCCGCACTCCAGGAAAAGGTGACCGCCGCCGAGCCCTACGACCAGCGTCTACCTGGGGCGATCAGTCTCGGCGAGCTGTGGGCGAAGGTTCACGGAACCGGTGACGGCCCTCGCTCCGTGCGGCGGATCACGGTCGAGTCTCTAGAGCTCGGTGGTTCCGGCCGGGTTTCACTCGAGGAGGCGCATGTCCAAAACCTGACCGTGGGGCCAGATATTGAGCTTCGGCTGGCCTCCAGCCGCGTCGATCGACTGGATCTGTCGAAGTCGACAGGCGTCGCCCTGGTGGGAGACTCCTACAAGCAGGTGCTCGAGTTGCTGACGCAAGACGAGTTGGCGGTTGGGCAGTCGAGGATCAAACACGCGCTCGGGCTGGCTGACGAAGTTACCGAAGACATCACCGAGATCGACAGCTACTTCAAGTCGAACATCGCCCTCGCCAGGGGGCCAATCATTGTGAACTCGCGTGATTTCGCGCCCGACGACAACCGGCTCAACTGGGTTCGAGAATACGGTCTCGACGCTTGGCAGGGCTTCGTCCGCAGGATGCAGGAGGAAGGAAAAATCACCCTTGAGAAGGTGAATGCGAGTGGGCGCCTGAAAGTGCGACTGCGCCTGACGGAGGCATTCGACGAGCAGTGA
- a CDS encoding phosphorothioated DNA-binding restriction endonuclease, translating into MDWLERTARLRQWTRSGTRAPHKPLLLLYALGRFQQDAVGELRYSAVEEDLQRLLTEYGPPNRTTPAYPFHHLVSDGVWEVCTDRGPGSPGSGVRELRAAGAVGRLAPELRAALRREPALLGRMARVLLDLHFPPSLHGDLCEFVGLGLEPAESGELSAAVRRRRDPRMRERVLTAYEYRCAFCGYDGRIGAVPVGLEAAHVRWWALDGPDTVDNGLCLCSLHHKLFDKGVLGVGDGHRVLVSQRFVGHSPAAREHVIALAGRPLIGPQPGAQPVATTHRSWHISQVFHGSPRPATAA; encoded by the coding sequence ATGGACTGGCTGGAGCGCACCGCAAGGCTGAGGCAGTGGACCAGAAGCGGGACCCGCGCGCCGCACAAGCCGTTGCTGTTGCTGTACGCCCTCGGTCGGTTCCAGCAGGATGCCGTCGGCGAACTGCGGTACAGCGCGGTGGAGGAAGATCTGCAGCGGCTCCTGACCGAGTACGGTCCGCCGAACAGGACGACTCCGGCCTACCCGTTCCACCACCTGGTGAGCGACGGCGTGTGGGAGGTGTGCACCGACCGCGGACCGGGCAGCCCCGGCAGCGGGGTGCGTGAGTTGCGGGCCGCGGGGGCCGTTGGGCGGCTGGCGCCGGAGCTGCGGGCGGCGCTGCGGCGTGAGCCGGCGTTGCTCGGCCGGATGGCGCGAGTCCTGCTCGACCTGCACTTCCCGCCTTCGCTCCACGGCGACCTGTGCGAATTCGTCGGCCTGGGGCTGGAGCCGGCGGAGTCCGGAGAGCTCTCGGCCGCCGTGCGAAGGCGACGGGATCCGCGGATGCGGGAGCGGGTCCTGACGGCATACGAGTACCGGTGCGCCTTCTGCGGCTACGACGGCAGGATCGGCGCGGTGCCAGTCGGGCTGGAGGCGGCGCATGTGCGCTGGTGGGCGTTGGACGGCCCGGACACCGTCGACAACGGACTGTGCCTGTGTTCGCTGCACCACAAACTCTTCGACAAGGGCGTCCTCGGTGTCGGTGACGGCCACCGCGTCCTGGTCTCCCAGCGCTTCGTCGGCCACAGCCCCGCCGCCCGCGAGCACGTCATCGCGCTCGCCGGCCGGCCACTCATCGGCCCCCAACCGGGCGCCCAGCCCGTCGCCACGACCCACCGCTCCTGGCACATCAGCCAGGTCTTCCACGGCAGCCCACGCCCTGCCACGGCCGCCTGA
- a CDS encoding MFS transporter: MSTVGNEARVTRLPEFRLLWSSQSLSMLGTSVSRTALPLIAVTTLAASPLQMGLLQAGLGLSYLVLGLPAGAWIDRMRRRPVLIVCDLSRAVLMVILACAALLDRLTFPVLLVVALLLGAARTFYEIAYQAYIPAVVGRDRLVEGNSKLESTNSASQMAGPAAAGALAQVGAAAAVSIQAVSYVASFLLLLRIRKPEAEPLRKPTARMREEIRSGLSFVLKNPLMRAVVGSAATYNFFYAVQAPLILLLLVHDVGLSEAAAGAFMTVGGVGGVLGATLAGALAGRLGQVRVIWLAYLATIPTVLLIPLAGPGWRMLFFAVPWFTAAFGLVVYNVAQVSFRQAMCPDHLLGRMNASVRFLIWGIIPVGGVVGGALGEWLGVRGGLLFAGVGMTSGVLWLVCSRLRRIRDIPSARDEVDAPVTP, encoded by the coding sequence GTGAGCACGGTGGGCAACGAGGCGCGCGTCACCAGACTGCCGGAGTTCCGGCTCCTGTGGTCCTCACAGAGCCTGAGCATGCTCGGTACCTCCGTCAGCCGCACCGCACTCCCCCTGATCGCGGTCACCACGCTGGCAGCCTCACCCCTGCAGATGGGCTTGCTCCAGGCCGGCCTCGGCCTCTCGTACCTGGTACTCGGCCTGCCCGCGGGGGCCTGGATCGACCGTATGCGGCGCCGGCCCGTCCTGATCGTGTGCGACCTCAGCCGTGCCGTGCTGATGGTGATCCTGGCGTGCGCTGCGCTGCTGGACCGGCTCACCTTCCCCGTACTCCTCGTGGTGGCCCTGCTGCTCGGTGCGGCGCGCACCTTCTACGAGATCGCCTATCAGGCCTACATACCTGCGGTGGTCGGACGTGATCGGCTCGTCGAGGGCAACTCGAAGTTGGAGAGTACGAATTCCGCCTCACAGATGGCCGGACCGGCTGCGGCCGGGGCGCTCGCCCAGGTGGGAGCGGCAGCGGCGGTCTCGATACAGGCCGTGAGCTACGTCGCCTCCTTCCTCCTGCTGCTGCGCATCCGCAAGCCGGAGGCGGAGCCCTTGCGGAAGCCGACGGCAAGGATGCGCGAGGAGATCAGGAGCGGCCTGTCCTTCGTCCTCAAGAACCCCCTCATGCGCGCCGTCGTGGGGTCGGCAGCCACGTACAACTTCTTCTACGCCGTCCAGGCACCTCTGATACTCCTGCTGCTCGTCCACGACGTCGGCCTCTCCGAGGCCGCAGCGGGGGCCTTCATGACCGTCGGCGGGGTCGGCGGCGTACTCGGGGCCACCCTGGCGGGCGCCCTCGCGGGACGCCTGGGCCAGGTCCGCGTGATCTGGCTCGCCTACCTGGCGACCATCCCGACGGTGCTCCTCATCCCGCTCGCCGGTCCGGGGTGGCGCATGCTGTTCTTCGCCGTACCCTGGTTCACCGCCGCGTTCGGTCTCGTGGTGTACAACGTCGCGCAGGTCAGTTTCCGGCAGGCGATGTGCCCGGACCACCTGCTGGGACGGATGAACGCCAGCGTCAGGTTCCTCATCTGGGGGATCATTCCGGTCGGTGGTGTGGTCGGCGGTGCACTCGGCGAGTGGCTGGGCGTCCGCGGCGGGCTGCTGTTCGCAGGGGTGGGCATGACCAGCGGGGTGCTGTGGCTCGTCTGCTCCCGTCTGCGCCGGATCCGCGACATCCCGTCGGCCCGCGACGAAGTGGACGCACCGGTGACACCCTGA
- a CDS encoding metallopeptidase TldD-related protein, whose translation MSDGIRALIAEAARQAADCEVWTAHRETEEVVCRGGAVERRSDVESGVTAVTVWRDGGEGYAVRALPDSDDPSLVRSALEVARALPGRLPPPPAADPPAPPGTARAATSPALDDRTSPARDEKTSPALDEKTVHAVRELSTAAPGLDIELRVKAERSTVRLGRPGHEPRGYRTGLVQLQARVTASASGTGFVAHQMYGSAAEDVLARAADVDLPEICALAAVLAGPPADVWEHDDVLLTGWVAVKLLSLVLPAFQWDTAVEGRSPLAGRWGESVCADGVDLVDDPTSAEYPLAAPWDDEGTPTKAVELVRDGRLRAFLGHRHSTRSAGAGRAGSGWRGAAGEMPRVQPSHLSLRVGRALGDVPRPGRRLLRVVQANGVHTSNGITGDFSIGANALLEDPDGTRHNAGNITVAGNVFDLLRQIEGHNGTVRTNRSHTSFVACPGLWVRGLTVGR comes from the coding sequence GTGAGTGACGGCATCCGGGCACTGATCGCCGAGGCCGCGAGGCAGGCGGCCGACTGCGAGGTGTGGACCGCTCACCGGGAGACCGAAGAGGTCGTCTGCCGTGGTGGTGCCGTCGAACGGCGCAGCGACGTCGAGTCCGGCGTAACCGCCGTGACGGTGTGGCGGGACGGCGGCGAAGGGTACGCCGTGCGGGCTCTGCCCGACTCCGACGACCCCTCGTTGGTGCGGAGTGCGCTGGAGGTCGCCCGCGCACTGCCCGGCAGGCTCCCCCCGCCCCCCGCCGCCGACCCTCCGGCACCTCCCGGAACAGCGAGAGCGGCGACGAGCCCCGCTCTCGACGACAGGACGAGCCCCGCTCGCGACGAGAAGACGAGCCCCGCTCTCGACGAGAAGACGGTGCATGCCGTGCGTGAGCTCAGCACGGCGGCCCCCGGACTGGACATCGAGCTCAGGGTGAAGGCCGAGCGGAGCACCGTACGACTCGGACGGCCCGGTCACGAGCCACGCGGCTACCGCACCGGTCTCGTTCAACTCCAGGCCCGGGTGACCGCCAGTGCGTCCGGCACCGGCTTCGTGGCCCACCAGATGTACGGAAGCGCGGCGGAGGACGTCCTCGCGCGGGCGGCCGATGTGGACCTGCCGGAGATCTGTGCCCTGGCTGCCGTGCTCGCCGGACCACCCGCGGACGTATGGGAACACGACGACGTCCTGCTCACCGGCTGGGTGGCGGTGAAGCTGCTTTCCCTCGTGCTCCCGGCCTTCCAGTGGGACACCGCGGTCGAGGGAAGGTCGCCGCTGGCAGGGAGATGGGGAGAGTCCGTCTGCGCCGACGGCGTCGACCTCGTCGACGACCCCACCTCCGCCGAGTACCCGCTCGCCGCGCCCTGGGACGACGAAGGAACCCCCACCAAAGCCGTGGAACTGGTCCGGGACGGACGGCTGCGTGCCTTCCTCGGCCACCGGCACAGCACCCGGTCCGCGGGAGCAGGCCGGGCGGGCTCCGGCTGGCGGGGAGCGGCGGGGGAGATGCCGAGGGTCCAGCCCAGCCATCTCTCGCTGCGAGTGGGCCGCGCCCTTGGCGATGTCCCCCGGCCGGGCCGCCGTCTTCTGAGAGTGGTGCAGGCGAACGGGGTGCACACCTCCAACGGCATCACCGGCGACTTCTCCATCGGTGCGAACGCGTTGCTGGAAGACCCGGACGGCACACGCCACAACGCCGGGAACATCACCGTGGCGGGCAACGTCTTCGACCTGTTGCGGCAGATCGAGGGCCACAACGGGACCGTGCGCACCAACCGTTCGCACACGTCGTTCGTCGCCTGTCCCGGCCTGTGGGTCCGCGGCCTCACCGTTGGGCGGTGA